A DNA window from Drosophila biarmipes strain raj3 chromosome 2R, RU_DBia_V1.1, whole genome shotgun sequence contains the following coding sequences:
- the LOC108030114 gene encoding zinc finger protein jing isoform X2 yields MSKPTTPQRHGNPNLLPTLQWPWNTSLGSTSTAVPAATANKNKRTATGSGAGAGELPSSYDASKRLKVAAMEESQTKITGFFKSQMKPSPNGGKLSPQPGQQQQSNPANTLTMSTPATTASLNKYFNILSQLKEQKAQQQQQQQQQQQQQQQQQQSAKALPTSPPAIPVAPAPPAPPVVTPSSSLPVPALKKIERSTKQPAKIAQVAPNLRKTPSSGSSGSSSSSSSSSSNGSGTGKSPAKKHVAIAPRTPEMKQQQQGKAAMVYRPPATSPALKQKQISPPAPMTAAAPAPAPAPAPALNPSPAPANPTLYQLPVQLPNLVQLPPQPAQAAAAQYFLNGTVFKLLQQVTTATTTTATTATSAAATAGNPFGLLNLATAGNPFGLPNAASGQFPIEAIPGAGSILHHQLLLARQNNMSLNENMASNPCGNMNFVNPLNNQQVGLKDNKLYIVNSAEYLGYLMSLQIALNNQQHQQQQIISATQPPPLAATNNSNTNTATATQPPPLAATNQSNSNTANNNSTASNSNNHNASNNLSNINSNNTAIQPQRAIVKPPMHSSTQPPPLVTISAAASSPAAKRPLPAAKPYQKRLPTKGRVGAASIIATPTTPPPLVPTSATKELGQLRKSTGSTGPPATSTPTPTPPLVSIAPSKLTPTLSVSKQGQATIKLANSAPDLFDLVKNSKVVAKVSQPLTPLPFSSPSNSSNGSHCLRSSPALSNSNSCTLSAFSKIKVETSELASQTGSTASSSLPPVSPKPQSFAGQLPKREPESEDGTLKHDLLPDCTNSNSNSNSCSSSTYSHSVSSAADLSLEASTPAPSPSPSASPSGLGSPSPATSNMSGSSRRAASQTDMLSELVTSSCISSGGDDCSQATDSPPPTTIPLQLVKSEDLIPPTPTASGGSSSGSSNYDEEDDKSVASLETHQTHKRLRDLPTPESGIGGSLSNSESSNSIADAISSKSASVGPPTTAASSASSSASDSNSLASNAPSPASPDDSSAVPSPSCSTSTAAYIPPSTEVDIAMVEATSKSLPKSAISPILSQPKTIRFPAGAGAGGKGGKRHDGVCYWDKCNKKHESNSKLLDHMQTHHVNTQTGPFACLWVGCKVYNKESCSRRWLERHVLSHGGSKQFKCIVEGCGLRFGSQLALQKHVNNHFNATDNAKESTSKRTSDPPVPKQLRKNGKKLRYRRQPFSARMFDFFDTGIMEGLQHRLRQISTLTNGAQAIEFQGQCMMRRRNSQGGYECFVRWSPREIISDEWLPECSNRTRQHTKVLHIKQMRPAEKTRVDSLLSTAFRLRYDSQLFADHYNVNEQQVGELSGSDCEEDGDQDDDEEEGEEDDEEEEDGGSSSRSASCETVSSYQQVLSIAKLQMQQRRKHPRKPPKVMPSAREQLVPTDALVPI; encoded by the exons ATGTCCAAGCCTACGACGCCCCAGCGCCACGGCAACCCCAACCTCCTGCCCACGCTCCAATGGCCATGGAACACCAGCCTGGGCAGCACCTCCACCGCCGTTCCCGCCGCCACGGCCAACAAGAACAAGCGAACGGCGACGGGATCGGGCGCGGGTGCCGGTGAACTGCCCAGCTCCTACGATGCCAGCAAACGACTGAAGGTTGCCGCCATGGAGGAGTCGCAGACCAAGATCACCGGCTTCTTCAAGTCGCAGATGAAGCCGTCGCCCAATGGCGGCAAGCTTTCGCCGCAGCCTggacagcaacagcagagcaATCCGGCCAACACGCTGACCATGAGCACACCCGCCACCACCGCTTCGCTAAACAAGTACTTCAACATCCTCTCCCAGCTGAAGGAGCAGAaggcccagcagcaacagcagcagcaacaacaacaacaacaacaacagcagcagcagcagtcggcCAAGGCCTTGCCCACATCCCCTCCAGCGATTCCGGTTGCTCCTGCGCCTCCCGCCCCGCCTGTGGTCACTCCCAGTTCCAGTTTGCCCGTGCCAGCGCTGAAAAAGATCGAGCGCAGCACCAAGCAGCCGGCCAAGATTGCGCAGGTGGCGCCCAATCTGCGCAAGACGCCCAGCAGTGGCTCCTCGGGCAGCTCTTCGTCGTCCTCGTCTAGCTCCTCCAATGGTTCGGGCACAGGCAAGTCACCAGCCAAGAAGCATGTGGCCATTGCCCCAAGGACGCCGGAGAtgaaacagcagcagcagggcaAGGCGGCCATGGTCTACCGACCGCCGGCAACGAGTCCCGCCCTAAAGCAAAAGCAGATCTCACCACCCGCCCCCATGACGGCCGCGGCACCCGCTCCAGCGCCAGCTCCAGCACCAGCACTCAATCCTTCCCCCGCTCCCGCCAATCCAACGCTCTACCAACTGCCCGTGCAGTTGCCCAATCTAGTCCAGCTTCCGCCCCAGCCTGCCCAGGCAGCTGCTGCCCAGTATTTCCTCAATGGAACTGTCTTCAAGCTGTTGCAACAGGTGACAACGGCCACGACGACGACGGCCACCACAGCCACCTCGGCGGCAGCCACGGCTGGCAATCCCTTTGGACTGCTTAATTTGGCCACGGCAGGCAATCCCTTTGGTCTGCCCAACGCCGCCAGCGGGCAGTTTCCCATTGAGGCCATTCCGGGAGCTGGAAGCATCCTGCATCATCAGCTGCTGCTTGCCAGGCAGAACAACATGAGTTTAAATG AAAACATGGCTTCCAATCCGTGCGGCAACATGAACTTCGTTAATCCACTCAACAACCAGCAAGTGGGACTCAAGGATAACAAACTATACATAGTTAACTCGGCCGAGTACCTCGGCTACTTGATGAGCTTGCAGATAGCTCTGAACAACCAACAGcatcagcaacagcaaatTATATCTGCCACACAGCCGCCACCGCTGGCGGCCACGAACAACAGCAATACGaacactgccactgccactcaGCCGCCACCATTGGCAGCCACGAACCAGAGCAATTCGAACACTGCCAACAACAACTCGACTGCCAGCAACAGTAACAACCACAATGCCTCGAATAATCTAAGCAACATCAATAGCAACAACACTGCCATACAGCCTCAGCGAGCGATTGTGAAACCGCCGATGCACAGTTCCACGCAGCCGCCTCCGCTGGTAACCATTTCCGCTGCCGCCTCTTCGCCAGCAGCCAAACGGCCCCTTCCCGCCGCTAAGCCATACCAGAAGCGGCTGCCCACTAAGGGCCGAGTGGGAGCGGCGTCTATtattgccacgcccaccactCCGCCGCCTCTGGTGCCCACGTCGGCCACCAAGGAGCTGGGTCAGCTGCGAAAAAGCACGGGAAGCACGGGGCCGCCCGCCACATCAACACCTACCCCAACGCCTCCGCTGGTGAGCATCGCACCCTCGAAGCTGACGCCCACGTTAAGCGTGTCCAAGCAAGGACAGGCTACGATTAAGCTGGCCAACAGTGCGCCCGATCTCTTTGACCTGGTCAAAAACTCCAAGGTTGTGGCCAAGGTGTCGCAACCGCTAACGCCACTGCCCTTCAGCTCGCCAAGCAACAGTAGCAATGGAAGCCACTGCCTGCGATCCTCGCCGGCGCTGTCCAACTCAAACTCTTGCACCCTGTCGGCCTTCAGTAAGATCAAGGTGGAAACGTCGGAGTTGGCTTCCCAGACTGGCTCCACGGCCTCCTCATCTTTGCCTCCCGTATCACCAAAGCCACAGAGCTTCGCCGGGCAGCTGCCCAAGAGGGAACCGGAGTCGGAGGACGGAACGCTGAAGCACGATCTTTTGCCCGACTGCACCAACAGCAACTCAAACTCGAATTCGTGCAGCAGTAGCACCTATTCACACTCGGTCAGTTCGGCAGCTGATCTCTCGCTAGAGGCCTCTACGCCAGCGCCATCTCCTTCGCCCTCAGCATCGCCCTCCGGCTTGGGATCCCCATCGCCGGCGACCAGCAACATGAGCGGTAGCAGCCGTCGAGCAGCCAGCCAGACTGACATGCTCAGCGAGCTGGTTACTTCGTCATGCATCTCAAGCGGCGGCGATGACTGCTCCCAGGCCACTGACTCGCCTCCACCGACGACAATTCCCCTGCAGCTGGTGAAGAGCGAGGACTTGATCCCGCCGACCCCCACGGCCAGTGGCGGAAGCAGCAGCGGGAGTAGCAACTACGATGAGGAGGACGACAAGTCAGTGGCCTCGCTGGAGACTCATCAGACGCACAAGCGGCTGAGGGACCTGCCCACGCCGGAGTCGGGCATCGGCGGAAGCCTGAGCAACAGTGAGAGCAGCAACTCCATAGCAGATGCCAT TTCCTCCAAATCCGCCTCTGTGGGACCACCTACCACTGCAGCGAGCAgtgcctcctcctccgcctccgacAGCAACTCACTGGCCAGCAATGCACCTTCTCCCGCCTCACCGGACGACAGTTCTGCTGTTCCGTCGCCCTCCTGTTCAACCTCCACCGCAGCCTACATTCCGCCCAGCACTGAGGTGGACATTGCGATGGTCGAGGCCACCAGCAAAAGTCTGCCGAAGAGCGCCATTTCGCCGATCCTCTCGCAGCCAAAGACCATCCGCTTCCCGGCGGGAGCAGGGGCAGGCGGAAAAGGCGGCAAGCGGCACGACGGCGTCTGCTACTGGGACAAGTGCAACAAGAAGCACGAGAGCAACTCGAAGCTGCTGGACCACATGCAGACGCACCACGTCAACACCCAGACTGGCCCCTTCGCCTGCCTCTGGGTGGGCTGCAAGGTGTACAACAAGGAGTCATGCTCGCGCCGCTGGCTGGAGCGTCACGTGCTCTCCCATGGTGGCTCCAAGCAGTTCAAGTGCATCGTCGAGGGCTGCGGCCTGCGGTTCGGCTCGCAA TTGGCGCTGCAAAAGCATGTGAACAACCACTTCAATGCCACGGACAATGCCAAGGAGAGCACGAGCAAGCGCACCTCAGATCCGCCCGTACCCAAACAGCTCCGCAAGAATGGCAAGAAGCTCAGATATCGCCGCCAGCCCTTCTCAG CTCGCATGTTTGACTTCTTCGACACGGGCATCATGGAGGGGCTGCAGCACCGCCTGCGCCAGATTAGCACGCTCACGAACGGAGCCCAGGCCATCGAGTTCCAGGGTCAGTGCATGATGCGACGGCGCAACAGCCAGGGCGGCTACGAGTGCTTCGTACGCTGGTCCCCGCGCGAAAT CATTTCCGACGAGTGGCTGCCGGAGTGTTCGAATCGGACGCGCCAGCACACCAAGGTACTGCACATCAAGCAGATGAGGCCGGCCGAGAAGACGCGCGTGGACAGTCTGCTCAGCACGGCCTTCCGGTTGCGCTATGACTCCCAGCTATTCGCCGACCATTACAACGTCAATGAGCAGCAAGTGGGCGAGCTGAGCGGCAGCGACTGCGAGGAGGATGGCGATCAAgatgacgacgaggaggagggcgaggaggacgatgaggaggaggaagacGGCGGCAGCAGTTCGCGCAGTGCGAGCTGCGAGACGGTGTCCAGCTATCAGCAGGTGCTCAGCATAGCCAAGCTGCAAATGCAGCAGCGCCGCAAGCACCCGCGAAAACCACCCAAAGTTATGCCGTCGGCGAGGGAGCAGCTGGTTCCCACGGACGCCCTGGTGCCCATCTAG